One Rosa chinensis cultivar Old Blush chromosome 3, RchiOBHm-V2, whole genome shotgun sequence DNA window includes the following coding sequences:
- the LOC112194404 gene encoding uncharacterized protein LOC112194404 codes for MNQNMDLCLTEDEPEKLTSESSDEEKKYFKEWHKANKMAKNVIRTTMSDTVRGSIEEPDLAMDFLYAIHDMYGESDKAEAARLAMEFNDLKYTGTGKVREHIMKLIEINAQLRDLNMGVTDDYVVHTALHSLPNSFSQLRTS; via the coding sequence ATGAACCAGAACATGGACCTTTGCTTAACTGAGGATGAACCTGAGAAGCTTACTAGTGAAAGTTcagatgaagaaaagaaatattttaAGGAGTGGCATAAGGCTAATAAGATGGCAAAGAATGTTATTAGGACTACCATGTCAGACACAGTTAGAGGTAGCATAGAGGAACCTGATCTAGCCATGGATTTTCTGTATGCCATTCATGACATGTATGGGGAGAGTGACAAGGCTGAGGCAGCTAGGCTGGCAATGGAGTTTAACGACCTTAAGTATACTGGAACAGGAAAAGTAAGAGAGCATATCATGAAGCTTATTGAGATTAATGCTCAGCTAAGAGACCTCAACATGGGGGTCACTGATGATTATGTAGTGCACACTGCACTGCATTCCCTGCCTAATAGTTTTAGCCAACTGAGGACCAGCTAA